CTGGCCACCGTGGGTCCAAAACCACCCGTAGAACAGGAAGGAAACCACCAACAGGTAGAGACGGAAGAGCTGGTTCCCCGGAGGCACTCTCTCGCCTCCGGTGAAGGGTAGAGACAAGAAACCTGCGATGAACAGCAGGGAAAAGAGCAGGAAAAAGTCATAGACCATGGCAGCGAGACGACGCACCAGGGTGGGACGGGGAGAGGGAGCGGTAGCGTCGGTCATGCAACGAAATCAGTCATGGAGTGGTATCCAGGGGAGGGGGAGGACGAGAGACTCGCCCAATCGGGGCATTGACACCAGAGTGGGTGGATATCATCCTCGCGTATCGTTCGGCGAAGGGTTGAATTATGCCAGGAATCATGGCCAAGAGAGAATCGTGATAGGGAAGAAAACGGACAAACCAATCGCCAGGCGAATTCTGCAAGTTTTCGGTATCACCCTGATGATTACCCAAGGCCGCTGATGTGCTAATACTCTCTACCCACTCACGGTGATCTCGAATGAGTTTGATTACTCAACTGTTGTCAATACCAGGTGTGATCGCCGCAGGTGAATTTAGTCACCGTGGCGAGCGCTTCACCCACGCCGGTTTATTGGATTCCCAGCAGGCCCGTATGGCGTCAATTATGTGTAGCGCCAATAGTCTAGCAATCCATATGCAAGCCGGGATTCTGGGGGCTCTCGTAGGCGAGGGTGGTATCACTCCAGCGCAAGGCTGGATAGTCCGAGGCAGTCATTTTACGGTATGTGTGATTGGGCAAAGATTCTGTTTCCTTGAACAGGAAACCGCATCGCTGAACCAGGTAGTGACATTGATGAAGAGCACAGGGACCGAAACCTCAACAGAGGGTTCCTTTTTAGGATACAAATGAAAACAATCGGACAAACATCATATCCACTTGTCTCCTCTGCAATAATTCACAGAAGTATACCGAAAATGACAGCCCAACAATTTACTAGCTAACAACTTGGGTTAGTTAATTATTCCTCATCCATTTTCACTTTCGGAGTGCAGGGGAATGGTCAATCTCGACCAACTGTTGGATCTCCCAGGAGCCATTGCGTCCTTCGAGTTTAACGAACGAGGGGAATTGCGGAGCCAGCGGGTCGTCGCTGGGGTGGGATTTCACGAATCGCTGCTAGACATGGTAAGTCATATGTGTGTAGCCAATACCGCGATTGCGACTATGCAGGCGCGGGGTTGGGAACAGCTTACCGGGGCACAGGGTTTCTATCCTGTCGAGGGGGTCAGTATCGTGGGGCTCGAATGGTCGGTAGTGTCCAGGGGTCGCTTTGGCTTGATCCTGGACAACCAACAAGCCAACTACGAGATGGCCTTTGCTGCCTTGGCGGAGCGGACCGGGCCATGATTCGTCATATCTTGGCGCTCGATGGGGTATTGGCGGTGTGCCAATTTCAGGACGATGGGATTCTGGTCGAGGGATACGGGTTACTTCCTGACTCAGAGATGGCACGACTCGCCCGCTTTGCCTGCGACTATCGGCGGATGCTCCAGGGCAATGCAGATCAACTCTCCATGTTTACCCAGATTCGTGGTTGGACCCCGCCCCGTGGCTGGATGGTACATGGGGCCGGAAAATCTGTGTGTGGGGCAGGCAATATGGTGTGCGTAATCGATAACGCAGAGTCCTCGTTGGACCAGGTATACGCGGAATTGATAGATGCCTCTCGCTACTAATCACAGATCTTAAATACTTCATTAAGAATCATCCGTTTAGACTGTTTTACCGAAGCCTTCAGGTGCGCTGATAGGTGATGGTGTTGATTACAACCTGCTTGTACTTCCGTCGCTTGCCCCTTAGAATCGCGCGCTTCGCCCACTACCCTCTGGCCCGCGTTTCCTACCAAAATTGGTAGAAGGGCAAGGGTAGTTGTCTTGTTGCCTCCTTGCCGCCCGCTTGGCGGGTGGCTGTCCATCCCTCCTATCAGCAATAAAAGTCTGACGGAGGTCGCTGGTATGCGGGTAACCGTTTACCCGAGACTGGCGAACCATTTACCTGTCGGCCGATAGGTGTCACCCGTAAGGAGTGTTATGCGTCACTACGAAATTGTGTTTTTGGTCCACCCCGACCAGAGCGAGCAGGTACCGGCGATGATCGAGCGTTATCGTCAGACCATCGAGACTCGCGAGGGAAAAATCCATCGTTTGGAGGATTGGGGCCGCCGCCAGCTTGCCTATCCGATTGCCAAGGTCCACAAGGCCCACTACGTGCTGATGAATATCGAGTGCGGCCAGGATGTGGTCGACGAATTGGAAAATGCCTTCCGCTTCAATGATGCGGTCCTGCGTAATCTCATCATGAAGCGCAAAGATGCCGTCCTTGAGCCATCTCCGCTTGCCAAGCAACGTGAGGAGAAGGCTGCCGAGAACGACCCCCGTCGTGAGAGCCGCATCCCCTCCTTTGAGGGCATGTAAGCGCCGCTCGTCTGGATAGGCAGGTCCCATCGGGACCCAACCCTGCCCGCTACCAAATTGATGTATTTGCCATTGGGAGACCACCGTGTCCCGCTTTTTCCGCCGTAAAAAGTATTGCCGTTTCACCGCCGAGGGAGTCAAGGAGATTGACTACAAAGACCTGGCTACCCTCAAGAATTACATCACCGAGACCGGAAAAATTGTCCCGAGCAGGATCACCGGGACAAAGGTACGCTACCAGCGCCAGTTAGCAAGCGCGGTTAAGCGTGCTCGCTTTCTGGCCTTGCTGCCTTACACCGATCGCCATTAATCCCTGCCGAGCAGGGACAAATGGAAGGTATGAAGTTTCTCGCGGGGTTCGTCATGCGGGCCTCCTCGACGGCCGCCACGGTAGTTGCCGTGACCGCTGTCGTGGCCCTAGCGCTGCCTCCCGCCACCTCGCCCATTTCTTTTCTGAGTGGGGCCTCCCTAGGTCTAGTGACCTTGCGCCTTGGGGCAAGGGCTGGACTATTGGTCATGGGGGCCGCCACCATCGCGCTGGCCCTGTTATCACTGGCACTGATTGGTTCGGCGGGCCTGGCGGCGGCCATGATGGGGGTTCTGTGGGCGCCAATCTGGTTCCTCAGCATAATCCTGCGTGCTACCGTGTCATTGCCATTGGTAGTGACAGTAGCCTTGGGGATCGTGGCCTGTGGAGTCGGGATGACCCACTGGCTGGTTGGCGATCTGGCGTCTTGGTGGCGAATGTTTCTGGTGGATACCTTCGTCCGCATCGGACCTGAGCCTGGGCCAGAGTTGGTCCACTCGATCGAGGGACTATCTCAGGTCATGACGGGTTTGGTCGCCGCCGGGATGCTGATGAGCCTGGTGGGGAATCTGCTGTTGGCCCGCTGGTGGCAATCCCTGCTCTACAACCCTGGTGGATTTGCGAAGGAATTTCTGGTCCTGCGTCTACATCCCACGATAGCAGTAGCCGCCCTGGGGGCCATGGCCCTGACCCAGTTTGGACCAATCTCACTGGAGCCTCTGGGTGTGGACTTGGTGTTCGTGATGATGGCGGCGTTTTCCATCACTGGATTGGCCGTAGTCCATGGACTCAACGCTAACTTCGGAGAGCCCGTCGGTTGGCTGATTGGGGTGTACGTGCTGACCTTCCTTTTCCCACGTCAGATGATGACGATCCTTGCCGCCACTGGTCTTGCCGACACCTGGGTTGATCTGCGCAGTAGGATTGGGCGTAGTGCCTGAAATTAGCTGGCCGAATGTGGGTATGTCACGTCCCCTGCTCCCAAACCTCTGTTAACTAACTAATTTTCCGTACAAAGGTCTCTAACGATGGAAGTTATTCTGCTCGAAAAATTAAAGAATTTGGGTCCCCTGGGAGCCCGGGTCAAGGTAAAGCCGGGGTATGCCCGCAACTTTTTGATCCCAAAGGGTAAGGCAACTCCTGCCACTGCGGCCAATATGGCGGCTTTTGAGGCACGACGGCTAGAACTAGAACGTGCCGAGTCAGACCTGTTGGACGCTGCTCGACGCCGTAGCGAAGCCCTCACTGCCTTGGGCTTGGTAGTGATACGTCAACGTGCAGGTGCCGAAGGTCGGCTATTCGGGTCCGTAGGCACGGCAGATGTTGCCTTTGCCTTGACCGATGCCGGCGTTGACGTGAATAAATCTGAAATACGTCTCCCCAACGGTCCCCTGCGAATTGTTGGCGATCACGAGGTCAGCCTTCATCTCCATACCGAGGTGGACGTTATCGTAACCATTTCCGTGGTTGCCGAAGGGTAGATAGTTTATCACCACCTTCGCAAACAAGCTTATTGCGCCCTCATTCCGGCAGGGAGTGCCGGAATCCGGGACACCAGAACGCAGTAACCCACCAGCGGATTCAACCTTGAAGCACGACGGATGAATTAGCCGATTGTGCTTCGTTATTAAACACATCAAAAAGAAGCTTTGAGTCCAAGACACTTTTTGTAGCCGATGAGTTTTTTCAGAGATGAATCTAAGACCCATCTTTTTGGGAAAAGACTATCGGATCGATCTATTCATATTTTCGTTGGCACCACGATTCCAGGATGAGCCAATTTCCTCATGGGCAAGAAATGAATCCCCGGAACATTGGTAAGAAAAGCTCAATACGTGAGTGATACCGTGTCGAACATACTTAGCAAGATGCGGCTGGATTTCTATCCCCTCCCCCTCTTATCGTCTATAAGGTGCCAGGTGGTACTGAAATAGCAATTAATTCCGATCTGCAACGAGATGAAAGCAGACATCATCAATATTCTCAAGAATCCACCAGTTATATGTTTGAGATTGTTGCGCCCATTCAAACATAGCTGCGTAGCAAGGAAGATTATCTTTATGGATACCACAGAATGGCGCAATAAAGTTACGTAATCCAGCCCAAACCCTCTCCATGATATTGTAATACACCTCCCTTATGCCATCGCTATCATCACAGACATATTCGTGACGCGAATGGCACACTGCCTCGTGTTTTCGTCCCAATTTTATTGTACACCGGCAACTCATCGGTATAAAAAGTTGTTCTGGTTCTTATCTCCACTTCCGGTTGAATCATTCTTCTGGTAGCAGGTAATGGTGCAGTGATTGATAGCGATTTTGACTTTTCATCGTTGCCCCCCATATTTGTCCTAAATTTCAGAAATCAACAAGTCCGGATTCCGATTGAATCTTGTCTCGATGAATGGAGGCTTATCGGGTTCCTGTATAGGACTGCTTCCCTAACCATTACCGTCAATTTAACCCATTGAATACTCAACACATGGATGGTATCGCGCTTTGGCTAGACGCGGTTGGATTTCCTACCTCCTAACTCAATCATAAATCACGGAGGAATATATAGCAAAGCCACCATAAAATGATTACGCATAATTTGCGAAGACTTCCTCGGTAGTACGGCGTTCTCTTTTGTCAATCGCCTTTAATTGCGCCCACTTATGTTCGATGGGATTGAAATCTGGTGAATAAGGTGGTAAATATTCCAGAATATGGCCCGCATTTTTGATGGATTTTTGAATTGGAAAGTTGCGTTATCCATCACAAGAACGCAATTGGGAGGAAGTTTTGGGAGTAAATCTTGGGTGATCCAAGAGTAAAACACATTACTATTGATGGTTCCGGTAAAGAGCGTTACACATACCAATCAACGCTCCAATGGCGTTCACTCGCCCTTTAGCATTCCAATCTTGCTTGCCAACGCAACGCTTGCCAATCGGCG
Above is a window of Gammaproteobacteria bacterium DNA encoding:
- a CDS encoding hypothetical protein (Evidence 5 : Unknown function) — translated: MQNSPGDWFVRFLPYHDSLLAMIPGIIQPFAERYARMISTHSGVNAPIGRVSRPPPPLDTTP
- a CDS encoding DUF2173 family protein, producing MSLITQLLSIPGVIAAGEFSHRGERFTHAGLLDSQQARMASIMCSANSLAIHMQAGILGALVGEGGITPAQGWIVRGSHFTVCVIGQRFCFLEQETASLNQVVTLMKSTGTETSTEGSFLGYK
- a CDS encoding DUF2173 family protein; translation: MVNLDQLLDLPGAIASFEFNERGELRSQRVVAGVGFHESLLDMVSHMCVANTAIATMQARGWEQLTGAQGFYPVEGVSIVGLEWSVVSRGRFGLILDNQQANYEMAFAALAERTGP
- a CDS encoding DUF2173 family protein, encoding MIRHILALDGVLAVCQFQDDGILVEGYGLLPDSEMARLARFACDYRRMLQGNADQLSMFTQIRGWTPPRGWMVHGAGKSVCGAGNMVCVIDNAESSLDQVYAELIDASRY
- a CDS encoding hypothetical protein (Evidence 5 : Unknown function), yielding MDSHPPSGRQGGNKTTTLALLPILVGNAGQRVVGEARDSKGQATEVQAGCNQHHHLSAHLKASVKQSKRMILNEVFKICD
- the rpsF gene encoding 30S ribosomal subunit protein S6, whose amino-acid sequence is MRHYEIVFLVHPDQSEQVPAMIERYRQTIETREGKIHRLEDWGRRQLAYPIAKVHKAHYVLMNIECGQDVVDELENAFRFNDAVLRNLIMKRKDAVLEPSPLAKQREEKAAENDPRRESRIPSFEGM
- the rpsR gene encoding 30S ribosomal subunit protein S18 codes for the protein MSRFFRRKKYCRFTAEGVKEIDYKDLATLKNYITETGKIVPSRITGTKVRYQRQLASAVKRARFLALLPYTDRH
- a CDS encoding DUF2232 domain-containing protein codes for the protein MEGMKFLAGFVMRASSTAATVVAVTAVVALALPPATSPISFLSGASLGLVTLRLGARAGLLVMGAATIALALLSLALIGSAGLAAAMMGVLWAPIWFLSIILRATVSLPLVVTVALGIVACGVGMTHWLVGDLASWWRMFLVDTFVRIGPEPGPELVHSIEGLSQVMTGLVAAGMLMSLVGNLLLARWWQSLLYNPGGFAKEFLVLRLHPTIAVAALGAMALTQFGPISLEPLGVDLVFVMMAAFSITGLAVVHGLNANFGEPVGWLIGVYVLTFLFPRQMMTILAATGLADTWVDLRSRIGRSA
- the rplI gene encoding 50S ribosomal subunit protein L9, with the protein product MEVILLEKLKNLGPLGARVKVKPGYARNFLIPKGKATPATAANMAAFEARRLELERAESDLLDAARRRSEALTALGLVVIRQRAGAEGRLFGSVGTADVAFALTDAGVDVNKSEIRLPNGPLRIVGDHEVSLHLHTEVDVIVTISVVAEG
- a CDS encoding hypothetical protein (Evidence 5 : Unknown function) encodes the protein MSCRCTIKLGRKHEAVCHSRHEYVCDDSDGIREVYYNIMERVWAGLRNFIAPFCGIHKDNLPCYAAMFEWAQQSQTYNWWILENIDDVCFHLVADRN